One genomic window of Nitrososphaera sp. includes the following:
- a CDS encoding SprT family zinc-dependent metalloprotease, which translates to MNRLLLALPIQLDFPDGTKIPIAVRTSTRSRRLRIVCSISGVQLVLPTGNRRGTVTPAEVEAFIQERKSWILRNYKYYEKIVQKCGPHEPGTLYYSGERYRISLVRDRQHFVTVSESMRQITFHVRDLRDAKKAVKEWYRAETRRLVTARLPELAAKHGLQYNRVLVKDLSSRWGSCSRQGNLNFSLLLCAAPREVAEYVLIHELMHLVRLDHSRKFWELVAAADPEYKKHRAWLVDHAPVIKIDSLTR; encoded by the coding sequence TTGAACCGGCTTTTGCTTGCCCTTCCAATTCAGCTCGATTTTCCCGATGGCACAAAGATACCAATTGCTGTCCGGACAAGTACCCGCTCGAGGCGTTTGCGAATAGTTTGCAGCATCTCGGGAGTACAGCTGGTTCTTCCTACAGGCAACAGAAGGGGCACGGTTACTCCCGCCGAAGTGGAAGCATTCATCCAAGAGAGAAAAAGTTGGATTCTCCGCAACTACAAATACTATGAAAAGATCGTGCAAAAGTGCGGGCCGCATGAGCCGGGCACGCTGTACTACTCTGGCGAAAGATACAGGATCAGCCTTGTCAGAGACCGGCAGCACTTTGTCACGGTCTCAGAGTCTATGCGACAGATAACTTTTCACGTCCGCGACCTCCGCGATGCAAAAAAAGCCGTCAAGGAATGGTACCGTGCCGAGACTAGAAGGCTTGTAACGGCAAGGCTGCCCGAGCTTGCAGCAAAGCACGGACTGCAGTACAACCGCGTGCTTGTCAAAGACTTAAGCTCAAGGTGGGGAAGCTGCTCGCGGCAAGGCAACCTGAACTTTAGCCTTCTGCTGTGCGCCGCGCCTAGAGAGGTTGCAGAGTACGTGTTGATTCACGAGCTCATGCATCTTGTAAGGCTGGACCATTCGAGAAAATTCTGGGAGCTGGTAGCGGCGGCAGATCCGGAATACAAAAAACACAGAGCGTGGCTTGTCGACCACGCCCCCGTGATAAAAATAGATTCGCTGACGCGATAG
- a CDS encoding tyrosine--tRNA ligase, with the protein MDVEERMRLITRDPTEEVITNDELRVLLETKEHPRHYIGLEISGILHLGSLVLTGFKINDCIKAGVHATVFLADWHTYINDKLGGDWQTIKEFAKYYSEAFRFFCPGVNIVMGSDLYKETPNYWEDFVRFSKHMTLARTMRSLTIMGRSETSAVDLGQLLYPPMQSVDIKALGLDIVHAGMDQRKIHMLVREVFPKMGWKPPVCIHHHLLPGLSEPAKLGLDEDAEQDARISSKMSKSKPASGILIHDDEKTIREKIGKAFCPIGVAEGNPILELVRYVIFHQFNDFTIDRPAKYGGSVTYGSYREVEVEFREKKIHPMDLKSATATYVNKVIEPVQKHFRGREPKLPSGS; encoded by the coding sequence ATGGACGTAGAGGAGAGGATGCGACTTATCACCCGCGACCCTACAGAAGAAGTCATCACGAATGACGAGCTTAGGGTTCTGTTAGAAACAAAGGAGCACCCCCGCCACTACATCGGCCTAGAGATTTCCGGTATCCTGCACCTCGGAAGCCTGGTGCTGACCGGTTTTAAGATTAACGACTGTATCAAGGCAGGCGTGCATGCCACGGTCTTTCTCGCGGACTGGCACACATACATCAACGACAAGCTTGGGGGCGACTGGCAGACAATCAAGGAATTTGCAAAGTACTACTCTGAGGCGTTCCGTTTCTTTTGCCCAGGCGTCAACATCGTCATGGGCTCAGACCTTTACAAGGAGACGCCAAACTACTGGGAAGACTTTGTCCGGTTTTCAAAGCACATGACGCTTGCAAGGACGATGCGGTCACTTACTATAATGGGCAGGTCGGAGACCAGCGCGGTTGACCTCGGCCAGCTGCTGTACCCACCAATGCAATCCGTTGACATCAAGGCGCTCGGGCTTGACATTGTCCACGCGGGGATGGACCAGCGCAAGATCCACATGCTTGTAAGGGAAGTATTCCCAAAGATGGGCTGGAAGCCGCCGGTATGCATCCACCATCACCTTCTTCCAGGGCTTTCCGAGCCGGCAAAACTCGGGCTTGATGAGGATGCCGAGCAGGATGCAAGGATATCAAGCAAAATGAGCAAGAGCAAGCCGGCGAGCGGAATACTAATTCACGACGACGAAAAGACCATCAGGGAAAAGATAGGCAAGGCATTCTGCCCTATCGGCGTGGCGGAGGGAAATCCGATTCTGGAACTTGTCCGCTACGTCATCTTTCACCAATTCAACGACTTTACGATTGATAGGCCGGCAAAGTACGGCGGCAGCGTGACCTACGGGAGCTACAGGGAAGTCGAGGTCGAGTTTAGGGAGAAGAAGATTCATCCGATGGACCTGAAAAGCGCAACAGCCACTTATGTCAATAAAGTCATCGAGCCGGTGCAAAAGCACTTCAGGGGCCGCGAGCCAAAACTTCCGTCAGGCAGTTAG
- a CDS encoding DNA topoisomerase VI subunit B, whose protein sequence is MKRETSVAVEAAAAKPPSLPAGSDPSATRPQKGRVRYDKKAESEFFVDNSALAGFTTERILYMAVRELIENSLDSCETGHVLPRIFLSLKTLDQANDLWTITCEDNGIGVPHEKVPVAVCSFLTSGKYVEKQQRGLFGVGLKMIAAFSTKDTIHPLKVWSKSGEEKSEYYFELRTDISTNRPIELARKALRESEGVIAGASGFRVEAVLRAKLSPISKNLMKGKINEYISQTSVVNPYAVIEYETDEGKVTFERRTETMPQPAREVLPHPADMDLQTLKKAILNFMNQKTTLQGVLSESFQKMSSEKAKEIIAKAELEHKPADKYTEHELIRVVNICKQTIFQQPNTDHLSPIGEEILTAGMTSQYTIVTNRETVTVSAAQDGTTHEVSKPQISVKVLKPSLTAYASRTCVVNNRPTIVECGIAYGGNIESFKLYRFANKIPLLYDEGSDVAREVVSEVEINKMGVTKKEVKEQFANAEVKSDRAVELLPLHIFFHICSTKIPYKTAGKESIASEGDLKKYMKSCLSELYRKVSTQIRKELRMKDAANRLNLYKYYIPLIVDAISESIQVDAKQLHSAFTTLAEKHVTGEITGTQVEEKEDQITESRLEEEATEESDEQVEKAEIKPANEQAAIDAARKKGRSKETDTKRPKSTRKQGRGGKPGSSEIPETARIEKQKRPPAAGASNQQMTFDEIIGDKDPGAKPKTKGRSK, encoded by the coding sequence TTGAAAAGAGAAACTTCTGTCGCGGTCGAGGCTGCCGCGGCCAAGCCGCCATCTTTGCCGGCTGGCAGTGATCCATCAGCCACCCGCCCTCAGAAGGGCAGGGTAAGATATGACAAAAAGGCGGAATCAGAGTTCTTTGTCGATAATTCCGCGCTGGCGGGTTTTACGACAGAGCGCATACTCTACATGGCCGTAAGGGAACTCATAGAAAACTCGCTTGACTCCTGCGAAACCGGCCACGTTCTTCCAAGGATATTCCTGTCACTCAAGACGCTTGACCAGGCAAACGACCTCTGGACGATTACCTGCGAGGACAATGGCATCGGGGTGCCTCATGAGAAGGTGCCGGTGGCCGTCTGCTCCTTTCTGACTTCCGGCAAGTACGTAGAGAAGCAGCAGAGGGGGCTGTTTGGCGTAGGACTGAAAATGATTGCCGCATTTTCCACCAAGGACACCATCCATCCCCTGAAGGTCTGGTCCAAGTCCGGAGAGGAAAAGTCCGAGTACTACTTTGAGCTGCGCACGGACATTAGCACCAACAGGCCAATCGAGCTTGCAAGGAAGGCGCTCCGGGAAAGCGAAGGAGTGATTGCCGGCGCGTCGGGGTTCAGGGTCGAGGCGGTCCTCCGGGCAAAGCTCTCGCCGATATCAAAGAACCTGATGAAGGGCAAGATTAACGAGTACATCAGCCAGACGAGTGTTGTAAACCCTTACGCAGTAATAGAATATGAGACAGACGAGGGCAAGGTCACCTTCGAGCGGCGTACTGAGACCATGCCGCAGCCGGCCAGAGAAGTTCTCCCCCATCCTGCCGACATGGACCTTCAGACGCTCAAGAAGGCCATCCTGAATTTCATGAACCAAAAGACCACTCTTCAGGGAGTGCTGTCCGAGTCTTTTCAGAAAATGTCGTCCGAGAAGGCCAAGGAGATTATTGCAAAGGCGGAGCTTGAGCACAAGCCTGCGGACAAGTACACCGAGCACGAGCTTATCAGGGTCGTAAACATTTGCAAGCAGACCATATTCCAGCAGCCAAATACCGATCACTTGAGCCCGATAGGCGAGGAGATCCTGACGGCCGGCATGACGTCGCAGTATACCATCGTTACAAACAGGGAGACCGTCACAGTCTCGGCTGCGCAAGACGGGACGACGCATGAGGTTTCAAAACCCCAGATTTCGGTAAAGGTGCTCAAGCCTTCGCTGACCGCCTACGCGTCTAGGACGTGCGTTGTCAACAACAGGCCCACCATTGTAGAATGTGGTATCGCCTATGGGGGCAACATAGAGTCGTTCAAGCTGTACAGGTTCGCAAACAAAATCCCCCTGCTTTACGACGAGGGCTCGGACGTTGCCAGGGAAGTCGTTTCGGAAGTGGAGATAAACAAGATGGGCGTTACGAAAAAAGAAGTCAAGGAGCAGTTTGCAAACGCGGAAGTCAAGTCCGACAGGGCAGTCGAGCTTTTACCGCTACACATCTTTTTCCATATCTGCTCGACTAAAATCCCGTACAAAACCGCGGGCAAGGAGAGCATTGCATCCGAGGGCGACCTTAAAAAGTACATGAAGTCTTGCCTTTCGGAGCTTTATCGGAAGGTCAGCACCCAGATTAGAAAGGAGCTTCGCATGAAGGACGCGGCAAACAGGCTCAACCTGTACAAGTACTATATCCCGCTTATCGTTGATGCAATAAGTGAGTCCATACAGGTGGACGCAAAGCAGCTACATAGTGCCTTCACAACGCTTGCCGAAAAGCACGTCACCGGCGAAATAACCGGCACTCAGGTCGAAGAAAAGGAGGACCAGATCACCGAGAGCAGGCTTGAGGAAGAGGCAACCGAGGAAAGTGACGAGCAGGTGGAAAAGGCCGAGATCAAGCCGGCCAACGAGCAAGCTGCAATCGATGCCGCAAGAAAGAAGGGCAGGTCAAAGGAAACGGATACCAAAAGGCCCAAGTCTACCCGCAAGCAAGGCAGAGGCGGCAAGCCCGGCTCTTCTGAAATTCCAGAGACTGCCCGAATTGAAAAACAGAAACGCCCGCCGGCAGCCGGTGCCAGCAACCAGCAGATGACATTTGACGAGATTATTGGCGATAAAGATCCTGGAGCCAAACCAAAGACAAAGGGGAGGTCCAAGTAA